One segment of Solanum lycopersicum chromosome 1, SLM_r2.1 DNA contains the following:
- the LOC138340791 gene encoding uncharacterized protein — MPKIVEVRQRFGSEWKLTFCLMTRTRTNVTSGRGEALPEVVVEAPARGRGRSRARGRASSTTVDRGHGRGAAPMRGHARELRGPARDWWRTYSGDFPVGSPPVTWEQFANAFQDRFIPLSVREESRLRFESLRQDGLSVTEYEAYFFQLSRHALAIIPNETERIHRFVRGLTFSIRSAVFRESREGASFQSIVSAAKEEELMEREEFGDPKRARISGQFHGASSGGWGSQRVSGSFQQWGPIHASMPIFEGGQTSRGSYSPSQSSYGSQQRPTGRGNYSGFSGSTQQFPTQQSGGRGTTQAGGRRGTHCYAFPGRPEERSPMVLLQMSEESDAMIAFIEARSSLVEQIRAHQFDDEKLCLFRDKVLRGEAKEVVLDSDGVLRIGGGICVPRIGDLIRLILAEAHYSRYSIHPGAAKMYHDLSQHYWWCGMKRDISDFVSRCLTCQQVKLGGYDSIWVVVDRLTKSAHFIPVRVKYTAEKLVELYISQIVRLHGVPISIISDRGSLFTSHFWKALQHGLGT, encoded by the exons ATGCCGAAAATAGTAGAGGTGCGACAGCGCTTTGGTAGTGAGTGGAAACTTACTTTCTGTCTG atgacgaggactagaactaatgttactagtggtagaggggaggcacttcccgaggtagttgttgaggccccagctaggggtaggggtagatctcgagctagaggtcgtgctagtagtacGACAGTAGATAGAGGTCAtggacgtggagcagcaccaATGAGAGGTCatgctagagag cttcgtggaccagcgagagactggtggaggacttattcgggggATTTTCCAGTTGGttctcctccagtgacttgggagcagtttgctaatgcattccaagatcgttttatcccattgagcgtgagagaggagagtcgcttgaggtttgagagtctgagacaggatggtttatcggttacagagtatgaggcgtATTTTTtccagttgtctaggcatgcgttggccattattccaaatgagacagagaggatccacagatttgtgaggggattgactttctctatcaggtcagctgtgtttcggGAATCTAGGGAGGGAGCTTCTttccagtccattgtgagcgccgccaaagaggaagaattgatggagagagaggagtttggggaccctaaaagggCCCGTATATCAGGCcagtttcatggtgcctcatctggaggttggggatcacagagagtgagtggttcttttcagcagtggggacctattcatgcatctatgccgatATTTGAGGGCggccagacatctaggggttcttatagcCCGAGTCAGAGCTCGTACGGTTCACAACAGCGACCTACAGGGCGAGGAAATTATAGTGGattttcagggtccacacaacagttcccaa ctcagcagagtgggggtagaggtaccacccaggcTGGAGGTAGACGAGGAAcccactgctatgctttccccgggagacctGAGGAGAGATCTCCGATGgtgttattacag ATGTCAGAAGAGAGTGATgcgatgattgcttttattgaggctcggtcttctttagtcgagcaaatccgtgcacaccagtttgatgatgaaaaattatgtctctttcgagacaaagtattgagaggggaagctaaggaggttgtccttgattctgatggtgtatTGCGGATCGGAGGCGGAATTTGTGTGCCCAGGATaggcgatttgattagattgattcttgcGGAGGCCCATTATtctcggtattccatccatccgggagcggcgaagatgtatcatgatctgagtcagcattaTTGGTGGTGTggaatgaagagagatatttcagactttgtttcgaggtgtttgacttgccagcaggtcaagt tgggtggttatgactctatttgggttgttgttgataggctgaccaagtctgcccacttcattccggttcgGGTGAAATATACGGCAGAAAAGTTAGTCGAGCTATATATTAGTCAGATTGttcgactacatggagttcctatttctatcatatcagatcgaggttcactgtttacttctcatttctggaaggcattacaacatggtctgggtacttAG
- the LOC109119318 gene encoding uncharacterized protein yields the protein MKEEIRKAMKELHYISEVDGLSYKDLCIHPNLDLPEGFKVPKFVTFNGTGNPLAHLKVYCDQLVGVGKNEALLMRLFGRSLNGEALEWLTSQELKQWKSWSALAKDFTERFGHNIEDAPDRYYLEKIRQKSIENYREYALRWRKEAARVQPPMSEREITEMFIRTQGPEYYERMLCMMGQKFGEIVKVGKALKDGFKTGKLTKLTALRSNGKSTRITDIDRSKGKVEEVSTITATHMRSASQRKYQNHNVNQEKLPRPKFRKAPKVFTPLRESQTQLYERLKAMGMLHPIEGRPANPLGKFYRADHRCAYHSGAVGHDTEDCSTLKHKIQNMINNNLINIEETT from the coding sequence atgaaagaagagatCAGGAAAGCCATGAAGGAGTTGCACTATATTTCTGAAGTCGATGGATTGAGCTATAAGGATTTATGCATCCATCCGAATCTCGACCTCCCAGAAGGGTTCAAAGTGCCAAAGTTTGTCACTTTTAACGGAACAGGAAATCCTCTAGCACATTTGAAAGTTTATTGTGAtcaactcgtgggagttggcaaaaACGAAGCATTGTTGATGCGTCTCTTCGGTCGAAGTCTAAATGGAGAAGCTCTGGAGTGGCTTACATCACAGGAGCTGAAACAATGGAAAAGTTGGAGTGCACTCGCAAAGGATTTCACGGAAAGATTTGGACATAACATAGAAGATGCCCCAGATCGCTACTACTTGGAGAAGATCAGACAGAAGTCTATAGAAAATTATCGAGAGTATGCTCTTCGTTGGAGAAAAGAGGCCGCAAGAGTTCAACCTCCAATGTCTGAGCGTGAAATCACCGAAATGTTCATTCGTACTCAAGGGCCTGAGTACTATGAAAGAATGTTATGTATGATGGGACAAAAGTTTGGCGAGATTGTCAAAGTGGGAAAAGCTTTGAAAGATGGTTTCAAGACTGGAAAGCTCACCAAACTTACCGCATTGCGATCTAATGGAAAATCTACCAGAATTACGGATATAGATAGATCAAAAGGAAAAGTGGAGGAGGTAAGTACGATCACGGCTACTCATATGAGGTCAGCTTCTCAAAGGAAATATCAAAACCATAATGTCAATCAAGAAAAACTTCCTCGCCCAAAATTTAGGAAGGCTCCTAAAGTATTTACCCCATTAAGGGaatctcaaactcaactttatgaaaggttgaaagCAATGGGCATGCTCCATCCTATAGAAGGAAGACCAGCCAAtcctttgggaaaattttacaGAGCTGACCacagatgtgcttatcattcaggaGCCGTTGGACACGACACAGAGGATTGTTCAACTCTGAAGCACAAGATACAAAACATGATCAACAACaacttgatcaatattgaggaaACCACCTGA